The Pelosinus sp. IPA-1 genome contains a region encoding:
- a CDS encoding oligopeptide transporter, OPT family → MKKVDFMSHDLEVPELTLRGMLLGMIITVLFTASNVYLGLKVGLTFSSSIPAAVISMAVLKMFKDSNVLENNMVQTQASAAGTLSAVIFIIPGLLMLGYWQGFHFWQTLMVCACGGCLGVLFTIPLRRAMIVNSDLPYPEGLAAAEILKVGSGDAAGAKENGIKDIMAGGIVSAIVSLCADGFQVISSGVHYWFTFGKSTSQLPLGFSSALLGAGYLIGIASGMAMLVGTILAWGVLVPYLTSVMSPAAGQSASAFASAVWAQKVRLIGAGAIGIAAIWTLITLVKPIIEGMRISIQAMRSSETGKGLHRMDTDLSPKTTAMVLGIIVIGLLGTFYSFIADGNLSAGATWMFIIAGVAVAILMGFFVAAACGYMAGLIGTSASPISGIGILGIIVSSLVVLGIGTAVSLFDTEAGSKFATALAIFMTSVIVSIAAISNDNLQDLKTGYLVGATPWRQQVSLLLGCLIGAFAIAPVLNLLYEAYGFVGAMPRAGMDESQVLSAPQATLMTTIAKGIFSHNLDWNYILFGVGVGIIIIIVDLLLKKNSTKYYLPPLAVGMGIYLPPTLEVPLIIGAVMGYFVNRYLRNRAIERSPKNIEEDVEVCNRHGVLFASGLIVGESLMGVIIAIIIVFSVTSGGSDAPLVLVGKEFGPTADWLGLLVFIAVLATFIYRVVSVKFKTN, encoded by the coding sequence ATGAAAAAGGTAGATTTTATGAGTCATGACCTGGAAGTGCCTGAACTAACACTTCGGGGAATGTTGCTAGGAATGATAATTACAGTTCTTTTTACAGCATCCAATGTTTATTTGGGCTTAAAGGTAGGGCTTACGTTTTCGTCTTCTATTCCTGCAGCAGTTATTTCTATGGCAGTTTTAAAAATGTTTAAAGATTCCAATGTCTTGGAAAATAATATGGTTCAGACCCAGGCATCGGCTGCGGGTACTCTTTCAGCAGTTATATTTATTATTCCCGGCTTGTTAATGCTAGGGTACTGGCAGGGATTTCATTTCTGGCAGACCTTGATGGTTTGTGCTTGTGGCGGCTGCCTCGGCGTGTTGTTCACGATTCCATTGCGCCGTGCAATGATTGTCAATAGTGATTTGCCTTATCCTGAGGGGCTGGCAGCTGCAGAAATTTTGAAAGTAGGTAGTGGTGACGCTGCTGGAGCCAAAGAAAATGGCATAAAGGATATTATGGCTGGTGGTATTGTTTCGGCTATTGTCAGTTTGTGCGCGGATGGTTTTCAAGTTATTTCATCGGGAGTACACTATTGGTTCACTTTTGGCAAATCTACTTCTCAGCTGCCTCTCGGCTTTTCTTCTGCTTTATTGGGAGCTGGTTATTTGATTGGCATTGCCAGTGGTATGGCAATGTTAGTGGGTACTATTTTGGCGTGGGGTGTACTTGTGCCGTATCTTACATCTGTGATGTCACCGGCAGCTGGGCAGAGCGCCAGTGCGTTTGCATCCGCTGTATGGGCACAAAAGGTACGCCTTATCGGTGCTGGGGCGATTGGCATTGCTGCAATATGGACGCTGATCACATTGGTAAAACCTATCATAGAGGGTATGCGCATTTCGATACAAGCTATGAGGAGTTCTGAAACAGGCAAAGGTTTGCACCGTATGGATACAGATTTGTCTCCTAAAACGACAGCGATGGTTTTGGGCATTATTGTTATCGGTTTACTGGGAACGTTTTATTCCTTTATTGCTGATGGGAATTTGTCAGCAGGTGCCACCTGGATGTTTATTATTGCAGGTGTTGCCGTTGCAATCCTAATGGGATTTTTTGTAGCTGCTGCGTGTGGCTACATGGCCGGATTAATTGGTACATCGGCTAGCCCGATTTCAGGGATCGGCATTCTGGGGATTATTGTATCCTCACTTGTTGTATTAGGCATCGGTACAGCAGTCAGTCTTTTTGACACGGAAGCAGGAAGTAAATTTGCTACTGCGTTAGCTATTTTCATGACGAGTGTTATTGTCAGCATTGCTGCTATTTCCAACGATAATTTGCAAGATTTAAAGACTGGTTATCTCGTCGGTGCTACGCCATGGAGACAGCAAGTGTCCTTATTGTTGGGCTGCCTTATCGGAGCTTTTGCTATTGCACCAGTTTTGAATTTATTATATGAAGCATATGGTTTTGTCGGAGCTATGCCGCGCGCTGGAATGGACGAAAGTCAAGTTCTGTCTGCACCGCAGGCGACTTTGATGACTACGATAGCCAAAGGGATTTTTAGTCATAATCTAGATTGGAATTATATTCTTTTCGGCGTGGGAGTCGGAATTATAATCATTATTGTAGATTTACTATTGAAAAAGAACTCAACAAAATACTACCTGCCGCCGTTAGCTGTAGGCATGGGAATTTATTTGCCGCCTACATTGGAAGTTCCGCTTATCATAGGTGCTGTCATGGGTTACTTTGTCAATCGTTATCTGCGTAATCGGGCGATTGAGCGGAGTCCGAAAAACATTGAAGAAGATGTAGAAGTTTGTAACCGCCACGGCGTACTGTTTGCATCTGGGCTTATTGTTGGTGAAAGTTTAATGGGGGTTATCATTGCCATCATCATTGTATTTTCAGTAACAAGCGGTGGTAGTGATGCGCCATTGGTACTCGTAGGCAAGGAATTTGGTCCCACTGCGGATTGGCTTGGATTGCTGGTATTTATCGCAGTGCTTGCCACATTTATTTATCGCGTGGTTAGTGTGAAATTTAAAACTAATTAA
- a CDS encoding 6-phospho-beta-glucosidase has translation MAFGKEFLWGGAVAAHQLEGGWDKGGKGPSVADVMTAGAHGVPRVITNGVVEGENYPNHEAIDFYGHYKEDIALFAEMGFKCFRTSIAWTRIFPKGDELTPNEEGLQFYDDMFDEMIKHGIEPVITLSHFEMPYHLAKEYGGWRNRKIIEFFVRFAKVVFARYQHKVKYWMTFNEINNQKNTVNEIFGWTCSGLLFQEGENREEVMYQAVHHELVASALAVKAGHEINPEFKIGCMVSFVPIYPFSCNPDDMMLQVESMHDRYFFADVHCRGHYPSYALKEWKRKGYNIKMEAGDETILAEGTVDYIGFSYYMSDAVKSGANTIDGNSILGSSTSVKNPYVKASDWGWQIDPVGLRYSLNLLYERYELPLFIVENGFGAIDVKEKDGSCNDEYRIDYLRAHIKEMEKAIELDGVDLIGYTPWGCIDLVSFTTGEMKKRYGFIYVDKDNEGNGTLERSKKKSFDWYKKVIASNGEECGDPSK, from the coding sequence ATGGCTTTTGGTAAGGAGTTTTTATGGGGTGGAGCAGTTGCTGCGCATCAATTAGAAGGTGGGTGGGATAAAGGCGGAAAAGGACCTAGCGTAGCAGATGTGATGACTGCTGGTGCACATGGTGTACCAAGAGTTATTACGAATGGAGTAGTTGAAGGTGAAAATTATCCTAACCATGAAGCAATTGATTTTTATGGCCACTATAAAGAGGATATTGCTTTATTTGCAGAAATGGGCTTTAAATGTTTTAGAACAAGTATTGCATGGACACGTATTTTCCCTAAAGGTGATGAATTAACTCCAAATGAAGAGGGGTTACAATTTTATGATGATATGTTTGATGAAATGATAAAGCATGGAATTGAGCCTGTTATTACATTAAGCCATTTTGAAATGCCGTATCATTTAGCTAAAGAATATGGTGGATGGAGAAACAGAAAGATTATAGAATTCTTTGTACGATTTGCAAAGGTTGTTTTTGCCAGATATCAGCATAAAGTAAAGTATTGGATGACTTTTAATGAAATTAATAACCAGAAGAATACTGTTAATGAAATTTTCGGATGGACTTGTTCTGGACTTCTTTTTCAAGAAGGTGAAAACAGGGAAGAAGTGATGTACCAGGCTGTTCACCATGAATTGGTTGCCAGCGCACTGGCAGTTAAGGCTGGGCATGAAATAAATCCTGAATTTAAAATTGGGTGTATGGTTTCTTTTGTTCCTATTTATCCATTCTCTTGTAATCCTGATGATATGATGCTTCAGGTAGAATCAATGCATGACCGTTATTTCTTTGCTGATGTACACTGCAGGGGGCATTACCCTTCTTATGCATTAAAAGAATGGAAAAGAAAGGGATACAATATCAAGATGGAAGCAGGGGATGAAACAATATTAGCTGAAGGAACTGTAGATTACATAGGTTTTAGCTATTATATGTCTGATGCTGTTAAATCTGGTGCTAATACGATTGACGGAAATTCAATCTTGGGATCCAGTACCAGCGTTAAAAATCCATATGTAAAAGCTTCTGACTGGGGATGGCAAATTGATCCTGTAGGGCTGAGATATTCCTTAAATCTCTTATATGAGAGATATGAATTACCTTTGTTTATTGTAGAAAATGGATTTGGTGCTATTGATGTTAAGGAAAAAGATGGTTCATGTAATGATGAATATAGAATTGATTATTTAAGAGCCCATATTAAAGAAATGGAAAAAGCGATTGAATTAGATGGTGTTGATTTAATAGGATATACTCCTTGGGGATGCATTGATTTAGTATCATTTACAACAGGAGAAATGAAAAAACGTTATGGCTTTATCTATGTGGATAAGGATAATGAAGGAAATGGAACATTAGAAAGATCCAAGAAGAAATCATTTGACTGGTATAAGAAGGTTATTGCATCGAATGGAGAAGAATGCGGCGACCCAAGCAAATAA
- a CDS encoding MarR family winged helix-turn-helix transcriptional regulator, with product MRQNNAIALMSRIKEKANRFIVRELEKHGVQGIVPSHGEIIVHLFDSKEYTMKELAEKIHRTKPTVTILIDKLVDYGYVTKEKSLEDSRVTYIKLTNKGLELKPIFIKISDKLNGFVYDGLTEPEAVFFEKMLSNINKRFDA from the coding sequence ATGAGACAAAATAATGCAATTGCACTAATGAGTAGAATAAAGGAAAAGGCTAATCGGTTTATTGTCAGGGAACTTGAGAAGCATGGAGTTCAAGGAATCGTTCCTTCCCACGGTGAAATAATAGTTCATCTTTTTGACAGTAAAGAATACACCATGAAGGAGTTAGCTGAAAAAATCCATAGGACTAAACCAACTGTTACTATTTTAATAGATAAACTTGTTGACTATGGTTATGTGACAAAGGAAAAAAGTTTGGAGGATAGCAGGGTCACATATATCAAACTAACCAATAAAGGGTTGGAGTTAAAACCTATATTTATAAAGATTTCAGATAAGCTAAATGGTTTTGTTTACGATGGATTAACAGAACCAGAAGCTGTATTTTTTGAAAAAATGCTTTCTAATATTAACAAAAGATTTGATGCATAA
- a CDS encoding pyridoxamine 5'-phosphate oxidase family protein, which translates to MKEVIDFLNSNSMGSLATVENGKPRVRPWGFMLEQGGKLWFCTANTKNVFQQLQMNPAVEFTSSSQAYVTVRVSGEVKFSKDLEMKKRIIENSPMVKGIYKTPENPIFEIFCLEHGKAIVSDFSGQPPKTFEF; encoded by the coding sequence ATGAAAGAAGTTATTGATTTTTTGAATTCAAATTCTATGGGAAGTCTGGCAACGGTAGAAAATGGGAAACCTCGTGTACGTCCTTGGGGTTTTATGCTTGAGCAAGGTGGGAAACTCTGGTTTTGCACGGCAAATACGAAAAATGTATTCCAGCAATTACAAATGAATCCAGCAGTAGAATTCACTTCTTCGTCACAAGCATACGTGACAGTAAGAGTAAGTGGTGAGGTGAAATTTAGTAAGGACTTAGAAATGAAAAAAAGGATTATTGAAAATAGTCCTATGGTAAAAGGCATTTACAAAACTCCAGAAAATCCAATTTTTGAGATTTTCTGTTTAGAGCATGGCAAAGCTATAGTATCCGATTTTAGCGGGCAGCCACCTAAGACATTTGAATTTTAG
- a CDS encoding amidohydrolase family protein translates to MKIIDAHIHFCQEPYFDQIAELAGHKNTSAHLKDQYAAQNIVHGVVMGNRSLQLSEHDYPDYLSYCIGLDSTCFKVEEVVQQAYLVEKHLQRKNCVGIKLYPGYNHFYIHDSVVDPFYQLAMQYKKPVAVHTGLTATSNALLKYSHPLTLDEAAVRYPQVQFVMCHIGNPWIVDAIAVIEKNQNVAADLSGILEGRIDSMPKFFEKKHGYINFLKVWLEYLDNYERLLYGTDWPLANISNYIEFVAHIIPERHHDKVFFDNANRIYDLGL, encoded by the coding sequence ATGAAGATTATTGATGCCCATATCCACTTTTGCCAGGAGCCTTACTTTGATCAGATTGCAGAATTGGCGGGCCATAAAAATACTAGTGCGCATCTAAAAGATCAATATGCTGCGCAAAACATTGTCCATGGTGTGGTCATGGGCAACCGGAGTCTGCAGTTAAGTGAACACGATTACCCTGACTATCTTAGCTATTGTATTGGGCTGGATAGTACCTGCTTTAAAGTGGAAGAGGTAGTGCAGCAAGCGTATCTGGTAGAAAAACATTTGCAAAGAAAGAATTGTGTGGGAATTAAGCTATATCCGGGCTACAATCACTTTTATATTCACGATTCCGTGGTTGACCCGTTTTATCAGCTGGCAATGCAGTATAAAAAGCCAGTGGCCGTTCATACCGGATTGACAGCTACTAGCAATGCCTTGTTGAAATACAGTCATCCTTTGACTTTGGATGAGGCAGCGGTACGCTATCCTCAGGTTCAATTTGTTATGTGTCACATTGGAAATCCCTGGATTGTAGACGCTATCGCGGTCATTGAGAAAAATCAAAATGTAGCTGCCGACCTTTCGGGAATTTTGGAAGGACGGATCGATAGTATGCCGAAATTTTTTGAAAAAAAGCATGGCTATATTAACTTCTTAAAAGTATGGCTGGAATACCTGGACAACTATGAACGCCTATTGTATGGGACTGATTGGCCGCTGGCTAATATCTCTAACTATATTGAGTTTGTTGCCCATATTATTCCAGAAAGGCATCATGATAAAGTGTTTTTTGACAACGCTAACAGGATTTATGATCTTGGTCTTTGA
- a CDS encoding DinB family protein — MHDEIALWGLNQKLLRDILLKPDKFNEAIKLCLEQHSMVHSSEMSQINIVTFEDELWEGLDETTFRTMPTVKDETIAWSLWHLTRIEDITMNILVAGDIQVINEGNWLEKMNVKVCDTGNSMTDEEIIDLSSKINMQELRNYRIAVGRKTREVIRGFQQTDLKRKMEPARLERVLDEGAVLNVDGANWLIDFWGRKNIAGILLMPVTRHQIVHINESMRLKNKCQSSRIKK, encoded by the coding sequence ATGCATGATGAGATAGCTTTATGGGGATTAAATCAAAAATTATTAAGAGATATATTATTAAAACCAGATAAATTTAATGAAGCTATTAAATTGTGTTTAGAACAGCACTCAATGGTACATTCATCTGAAATGTCACAAATAAATATTGTAACTTTTGAGGATGAATTGTGGGAAGGCCTGGACGAAACTACATTTCGCACCATGCCTACTGTGAAAGATGAAACTATTGCTTGGAGTTTATGGCATCTGACAAGGATAGAAGATATAACAATGAATATATTAGTTGCGGGCGATATTCAAGTTATTAATGAGGGGAATTGGCTTGAAAAGATGAATGTAAAAGTTTGTGACACGGGTAATTCTATGACTGATGAAGAAATTATTGATTTAAGTTCAAAAATCAATATGCAAGAGTTACGTAACTATAGAATAGCTGTAGGTAGAAAGACTCGTGAGGTTATTCGAGGCTTTCAACAAACAGACTTAAAAAGAAAAATGGAACCTGCTAGGCTAGAGCGTGTTTTAGATGAAGGAGCTGTTTTAAATGTTGATGGTGCAAATTGGTTAATTGACTTTTGGGGCAGAAAAAATATTGCAGGAATTTTACTTATGCCTGTAACTCGTCATCAAATTGTACATATTAATGAATCAATGCGTCTTAAAAATAAATGTCAATCTTCACGAATCAAAAAATAG
- a CDS encoding GNAT family N-acetyltransferase, giving the protein MNELELLLPSKELEFAALEYKREHSDNQEYELHGSSLFDHTDSYDDWLERLKNNSNEQTANLNWVVSITFFAIRKRDSKIVGMVDIRHTLNEYLNLYGGNIGYGVRPSERKKGYATEILKLALKYCKQLGLEKVMLVCYKDNKASRKTILNCGGILEKEFIYTDGEIVQKFWVSP; this is encoded by the coding sequence ATGAATGAACTTGAACTATTGCTGCCTAGTAAAGAACTTGAATTTGCAGCACTTGAATATAAAAGAGAACATTCCGATAATCAAGAGTATGAGCTGCATGGGAGTTCCCTTTTTGACCACACAGATTCATATGATGATTGGTTAGAAAGATTAAAAAATAATTCAAATGAACAGACAGCAAATCTCAATTGGGTAGTCTCAATCACGTTTTTTGCTATTCGCAAACGCGATAGTAAGATTGTAGGCATGGTTGATATCAGACATACACTAAATGAGTATCTGAACCTCTATGGCGGAAATATAGGTTATGGTGTGCGACCCTCTGAAAGGAAGAAAGGATATGCTACAGAGATTCTCAAATTAGCGTTGAAGTATTGCAAACAATTGGGCTTAGAAAAAGTCATGCTTGTTTGCTATAAAGACAATAAGGCTTCGAGAAAAACGATTCTAAATTGTGGAGGTATATTAGAGAAAGAGTTTATATATACCGATGGGGAAATTGTACAAAAATTTTGGGTTTCCCCATAA
- a CDS encoding dynamin family protein, whose product MIQTANLQVTIQSLKGQLLAAYEYLVEHNDQENAVKAKQLAGKLVNEEFAIAFCGHFSAGKSTIINRLVGENLLPSSPIPTSANLVKVKAGEEYVKVFFKKGKPRLYLAPYDFKMVKNYCKDGDQIQAIEISHSDSQLPSQTVIMDTPGIDSADDAHRIATESAIHLADLIFYVMDYNHVQSELNFMFTKELTEAGKEVYLVINQVDKHSNQELSFSEFKTSVVESFSSWGVKPADIFYTSLKKDDHEYNQFPELQAFLAERLKEKDSLLLQSIFHSLQKIIKDHLNLTKKKNELELEPFKDILNELSAVEQEELADNYHRLSEEKNALGEGPEKAESEFDSEVNKIMANAYLMPFETRALADSYLESCQSEFKVGWLFTKQKTLAERAERLNLFYQGILEKTKSQIEWHLRDFLLRFLKDKRVENKELLAKIQNFNVHFSKDLLEAAVKTGARLSDTYVINYTDNVATEIKLLAKSRLAELKSEILNALQDRNTALQARITQKSASLERYITALEQVKKYESAESLEQRSLERLLIETNGVEDDHFHLFDLEEEDCEVVYGETGQATQVQKKSSLPMNKPILKEKTPLPANASDRMKQTAEKLKKTAQLVQGLPGFKKLAGELEEKAERLDHKGFTVALFGAFSAGKSSFANALIGERVLPVSPNPMTAAINKIKPINESYSHGTVLIKLKEEAVMLEEVNHALRLFDSHAQSLADARAKVEKLNGDLGQQGAAEKTNYAFLQAFTRGYAAFSEQLGTVLKKTVTEFSDYVAIEEKSCFVEWIDLYYDCPLTRSGITLVDTPGADSINARHTGVAFDFIKNSDAILFVTYYNHAFSKADREFLIQLGRVKDSFQLDKMFFMINAIDLADNEEEKETVTLYVHEQLIKYGVRNPHLYPLSSLQALKEKEEKTTLTVSGMSAFEEAFYHFITNDLANLAARASENELNRVSRLVAKLIDSTKEDAAVKQQKRANIQAEKAGINEILVAQTAQDLKKRLYQETEELIYYIKQRVFLRFTDFFKEAFNPTVLRDDGRNLKKVLQSALDELLEQIGFDFAQEMRATTVRLDRFAEKMTAEYQAMLVETIRETNQDVSFSLFEFENKAQIDFEVAFKDIQYGLFSQAMAYFKNPKSFFEKNESKLMSDEMYRVLSSAADEYLQNEQKRIQALYGNVMEDEFEQLISHMTEQTDDFYLSLLSALDGGVPAEQLMKIQQSLTELM is encoded by the coding sequence ATGATTCAAACTGCGAATCTTCAAGTGACAATTCAATCATTAAAGGGGCAGCTTTTAGCTGCTTATGAATATTTAGTAGAACACAATGATCAAGAAAATGCGGTCAAAGCCAAGCAATTAGCAGGTAAATTAGTAAATGAGGAATTTGCCATTGCATTTTGCGGACATTTTTCTGCAGGAAAATCAACGATAATTAATCGATTGGTGGGGGAAAATTTACTGCCGTCAAGCCCAATTCCAACCAGTGCCAATCTTGTAAAAGTTAAAGCGGGAGAAGAGTATGTAAAGGTATTTTTTAAAAAGGGGAAACCTCGTTTATATCTCGCTCCATATGATTTTAAAATGGTAAAAAACTATTGTAAGGATGGGGATCAAATCCAGGCAATTGAAATTAGTCATTCTGATTCCCAGCTGCCAAGTCAAACTGTTATTATGGATACGCCCGGTATTGATTCTGCAGATGACGCCCATCGTATTGCCACGGAATCCGCCATTCATCTTGCTGATTTGATTTTTTATGTAATGGATTATAATCATGTTCAATCAGAATTAAATTTTATGTTTACAAAAGAGTTAACAGAGGCCGGCAAAGAGGTTTATCTTGTTATTAACCAAGTTGATAAGCATTCCAATCAGGAACTTTCCTTTTCCGAATTTAAAACAAGTGTGGTTGAATCATTCTCATCATGGGGAGTAAAACCGGCTGATATTTTTTATACCTCTTTAAAAAAAGATGACCATGAATATAATCAATTTCCTGAGTTGCAGGCTTTTTTAGCGGAGCGATTAAAGGAGAAAGATAGCTTACTCCTTCAATCTATTTTTCATTCTCTGCAAAAAATCATCAAAGACCATTTGAATCTAACAAAGAAAAAAAATGAACTGGAGCTAGAGCCATTCAAGGATATCTTAAATGAATTATCTGCTGTGGAGCAGGAAGAGTTAGCAGATAACTACCACAGGCTGAGTGAAGAAAAAAACGCTTTAGGCGAGGGGCCAGAAAAAGCAGAAAGCGAATTTGATTCTGAGGTCAATAAAATCATGGCAAATGCCTATTTGATGCCGTTTGAAACCAGGGCGCTTGCGGACTCCTATCTTGAATCGTGTCAAAGTGAATTTAAAGTTGGATGGCTGTTTACCAAACAAAAAACCTTAGCTGAGAGAGCGGAAAGATTAAATCTCTTTTACCAGGGAATACTCGAAAAAACAAAATCACAGATAGAGTGGCATCTTCGTGATTTTCTGTTACGATTTTTAAAGGACAAGCGGGTCGAAAATAAAGAACTGCTCGCCAAAATCCAGAACTTCAATGTTCATTTTTCAAAGGACCTATTAGAAGCTGCTGTAAAAACGGGGGCACGTTTATCCGATACTTATGTTATAAATTACACGGATAATGTTGCAACAGAAATTAAACTTTTGGCTAAAAGCCGTTTAGCTGAGCTTAAGAGCGAAATACTAAATGCCCTGCAGGATAGAAATACAGCACTCCAAGCAAGAATAACCCAAAAATCAGCAAGCCTAGAGCGGTATATCACCGCACTTGAGCAGGTGAAAAAATATGAGTCAGCCGAGAGTCTTGAGCAAAGGTCGCTTGAAAGGCTGCTTATCGAGACAAATGGGGTGGAGGATGACCATTTCCATTTGTTTGACCTAGAAGAAGAGGATTGTGAGGTAGTTTATGGGGAAACAGGACAGGCGACTCAGGTACAGAAAAAATCGAGTCTTCCGATGAACAAGCCGATCCTAAAAGAAAAAACGCCATTACCCGCTAACGCCTCAGACCGGATGAAACAGACCGCTGAAAAATTGAAGAAGACGGCACAACTTGTTCAAGGGTTGCCGGGCTTTAAGAAGCTTGCTGGTGAACTAGAAGAAAAAGCGGAAAGATTAGATCACAAGGGTTTTACTGTTGCCTTATTTGGGGCATTTAGTGCTGGTAAATCTTCTTTTGCGAATGCTTTAATCGGAGAAAGAGTGTTGCCTGTTTCACCAAATCCAATGACAGCGGCAATAAACAAAATTAAACCGATCAATGAGTCATATTCACATGGGACTGTTCTCATTAAGCTTAAAGAGGAAGCTGTTATGCTCGAAGAGGTAAATCATGCCTTGAGGCTATTTGATTCTCATGCCCAGAGCTTAGCCGATGCAAGGGCAAAAGTAGAAAAGCTCAATGGAGATTTGGGCCAGCAGGGTGCAGCCGAGAAGACAAATTATGCTTTTTTGCAGGCCTTTACCCGGGGGTATGCTGCTTTTAGCGAACAGCTAGGTACTGTACTCAAAAAAACAGTAACGGAATTTAGTGATTATGTTGCAATAGAAGAAAAATCCTGCTTTGTCGAATGGATTGATCTTTATTATGATTGTCCTTTAACCCGGAGTGGAATTACTCTAGTCGATACCCCGGGGGCGGATTCCATTAATGCCCGTCACACTGGAGTGGCCTTTGACTTTATCAAAAATTCAGATGCGATTTTATTTGTAACTTACTATAATCACGCATTTTCAAAAGCAGATCGGGAGTTTTTAATTCAGCTGGGACGTGTAAAAGATTCCTTTCAATTAGATAAAATGTTTTTTATGATAAACGCTATTGATTTGGCCGATAATGAGGAAGAAAAGGAAACCGTTACTCTATATGTCCACGAGCAGCTAATAAAATATGGAGTCAGAAATCCTCACTTATATCCATTATCAAGCTTACAGGCACTGAAAGAAAAAGAGGAAAAGACAACCCTTACCGTTTCAGGAATGTCAGCTTTTGAGGAGGCTTTTTATCATTTTATTACCAATGATTTGGCTAACTTGGCGGCTCGAGCATCCGAAAATGAACTGAATCGTGTTTCTCGCTTAGTAGCAAAGCTCATTGATAGTACCAAAGAAGATGCTGCAGTTAAGCAGCAAAAACGAGCAAATATCCAAGCAGAGAAAGCGGGTATAAACGAAATTCTTGTTGCGCAAACGGCACAAGATTTAAAAAAACGCCTGTATCAGGAAACAGAAGAATTAATTTATTATATCAAGCAACGGGTATTTTTACGTTTTACCGATTTCTTTAAAGAAGCGTTCAATCCTACTGTGTTACGCGATGATGGCCGTAACCTGAAAAAAGTTCTGCAGAGTGCACTGGATGAATTACTCGAACAAATTGGGTTTGACTTTGCCCAGGAAATGAGAGCGACGACTGTAAGACTGGATCGCTTTGCTGAAAAAATGACAGCAGAGTATCAAGCAATGCTTGTCGAAACGATTCGTGAGACGAATCAGGACGTATCTTTTTCCCTTTTTGAATTTGAGAATAAAGCACAAATTGATTTTGAAGTCGCTTTCAAAGATATTCAATACGGGCTTTTTTCGCAAGCAATGGCTTATTTTAAAAATCCAAAATCATTCTTTGAAAAAAATGAGAGTAAATTAATGAGTGATGAGATGTATCGTGTGCTGAGCTCTGCGGCAGATGAGTATTTACAGAATGAACAAAAACGGATACAGGCTCTATATGGAAATGTCATGGAAGATGAGTTTGAACAATTAATCTCGCACATGACGGAACAGACTGATGACTTTTATTTAAGTTTGCTCTCAGCCTTGGATGGCGGAGTTCCAGCCGAACAGCTAATGAAGATCCAGCAAAGCTTAACAGAACTTATGTAA
- a CDS encoding AraC family transcriptional regulator, producing MNSITCERRIYDYKLNTHAHAYGQLILPLHGSLYIETTYKKLILEDECLFFLPPECNHTFNADKSNEFLVLDIADNMLSKHDMGKMVGGREFSFDDRWKAIRFLLLEEANNQKSSSAINNLFFYAYHLIADEYIPRSINYINEHYTEDIKLKKLADIEHYNISYYSEWFKNNMKVSPIEYIQNLRVKKAKELLLNTNFTILQIAQMVGYNHNSSFTRIFKELEKITPVEFRKKLKIG from the coding sequence TTGAATAGTATTACGTGTGAACGCAGGATATATGATTATAAACTTAATACACATGCTCATGCATATGGCCAATTAATTTTACCACTTCATGGAAGCCTATATATAGAAACTACTTATAAAAAACTTATACTAGAAGATGAGTGTTTGTTCTTTCTTCCACCAGAATGTAATCATACTTTTAATGCTGATAAAAGTAATGAATTTTTGGTTTTAGATATAGCTGACAATATGCTTAGTAAGCATGATATGGGAAAAATGGTAGGTGGAAGGGAATTCTCGTTTGATGATAGGTGGAAAGCTATCAGATTTTTACTGCTAGAAGAAGCTAACAACCAAAAAAGCTCTAGCGCTATTAATAACTTATTTTTCTATGCTTATCATCTTATTGCTGATGAATATATACCTCGTTCTATAAACTATATAAATGAACATTATACAGAAGATATAAAATTAAAAAAATTGGCGGATATTGAGCATTATAATATTAGTTATTATAGTGAATGGTTTAAAAATAATATGAAAGTATCACCTATTGAATATATACAAAATCTGAGGGTGAAAAAGGCAAAAGAACTTCTCTTAAATACGAATTTTACAATTTTGCAAATTGCTCAAATGGTAGGGTATAATCACAATTCATCATTTACTAGAATATTCAAGGAGTTAGAAAAAATAACACCTGTAGAGTTTAGAAAAAAACTAAAAATAGGCTAA